One genomic segment of Desulfomicrobium sp. ZS1 includes these proteins:
- a CDS encoding cation-transporting P-type ATPase: MDCFSGKVWHHLPSKEVLEVFQVDPDKGLDTLQIKWRTDEFGPNALTTRRGKTKLERFLLQFHQPLVYILVAAGIITAALGEVVDSAVIVGVVLVNAIVGYIQEAKAAGALEALANSMITEAVVIRSGSTRRVAASELVPGDIVVLRSGDKVPADLRLFSIKDLRVDESALTGESVPVGKAADALPQDAVLGDRRNMAYASTLITYGQATGVVVSTGDCTEIGRISTMVSEADELATPLTRKIASFSHILLWAILALAALTFTAGVLRGEKAADMFMAAVALAVGAIPEGLPAAVTVILAMGVSRMAARGAIIRKLPAVETLGGASVICSDKTGTLTENQMTVTAIFAGRASHAVSGAGYQPEGDIEGFDERNQALRTTLLAGLLCNDTSIEYSETGEKVVGDPTEAALIVAAGKGGLRLDEQSRSLPRIDTLPFESEHQYMATLHDQGASNPRLVFFKGSVETVLDRAAMELHADGTLQPLDPDAIRAEVERLGMDGMRVLAMACKELPAEISSLSHEHVSSDLIFIGLTGMIDPPRPEAVQAVHAFHRAGVKVKMITGDHAVTAAAIGVQLGLGIETCPGSPTCQVMTGADMSRISDEELVAKAADTAVFARVAPDQKLRLVMALQSRGEVVAMTGDGVNDAPALKQADIGVAMGKGGTEAAKEASDMILTDDNFATIEAAVEEGRGVYDNLLKFIVWTLPTNVGEGLVILAAVLLGVALPILPVQILWINMTTAGCLGLMLAFEPKEPGIMDRHPRDPRMPILDSQLYIRIMLVGGMLLIAAFGLYEWELLTTGVQEQARTVAVNVFVMVEAFYLFNSRSFSRSPFALGLWTNPWVVGGFAIMVVLQLAFTYVPFMNVLFGSAPIGILPWLKIIGVSILAFIVIEVEKWLRNRPAKAAGHA; this comes from the coding sequence ATGGATTGTTTTAGCGGAAAAGTCTGGCATCACCTGCCGTCCAAGGAAGTGCTGGAAGTTTTTCAAGTTGACCCGGACAAGGGCCTTGATACCTTGCAGATCAAATGGCGAACCGACGAATTCGGCCCCAATGCCCTGACCACGCGCCGGGGCAAAACCAAACTCGAACGCTTCCTGCTGCAGTTCCACCAGCCCCTGGTCTACATCCTCGTCGCGGCCGGAATAATCACTGCCGCCCTGGGCGAAGTGGTCGATTCCGCCGTCATCGTGGGCGTGGTCCTGGTCAACGCCATTGTCGGATACATCCAGGAGGCCAAGGCCGCCGGAGCGCTGGAAGCGCTTGCCAATTCCATGATAACCGAAGCGGTGGTCATCCGTTCAGGATCCACCCGGCGCGTAGCGGCTTCGGAACTGGTTCCCGGAGACATCGTGGTGCTGCGCTCAGGCGACAAGGTGCCGGCCGACCTTCGCCTCTTTTCCATCAAAGACCTGCGCGTGGACGAGTCGGCTCTGACCGGCGAATCCGTGCCCGTGGGCAAAGCCGCGGACGCCCTGCCACAGGACGCCGTCCTCGGCGACCGCCGCAACATGGCCTACGCCTCCACCCTGATCACCTACGGCCAGGCCACGGGCGTGGTCGTTAGCACCGGCGACTGCACCGAAATCGGCCGCATCTCGACCATGGTCTCCGAGGCCGACGAACTGGCCACTCCGCTGACCCGCAAGATCGCAAGCTTCAGCCACATCCTGCTCTGGGCCATCCTGGCCCTGGCCGCCCTGACCTTCACCGCCGGCGTGCTGCGCGGCGAAAAAGCCGCCGACATGTTCATGGCCGCAGTGGCCCTGGCCGTGGGCGCCATTCCCGAAGGCCTGCCCGCCGCCGTGACCGTCATCCTGGCCATGGGCGTTTCGCGCATGGCCGCGCGCGGCGCCATCATCCGCAAGCTCCCCGCCGTGGAGACCCTGGGCGGAGCCTCGGTCATCTGCTCGGACAAGACCGGCACCCTGACCGAAAACCAGATGACCGTCACCGCCATCTTCGCGGGCCGTGCAAGCCACGCGGTCAGCGGCGCGGGGTACCAGCCCGAAGGGGACATCGAAGGATTCGACGAGCGCAACCAGGCCCTGCGCACCACGCTCTTGGCCGGCCTGCTCTGCAACGACACCAGCATCGAATATTCGGAAACCGGAGAAAAGGTGGTCGGCGATCCCACCGAGGCCGCGTTGATCGTGGCCGCCGGCAAGGGCGGCCTGCGGCTGGACGAACAGTCCCGGAGCCTGCCGCGTATCGACACCCTGCCCTTTGAATCCGAGCACCAGTACATGGCCACCCTGCACGACCAGGGAGCGTCCAACCCGCGCCTTGTCTTCTTCAAGGGCTCGGTGGAAACCGTGCTCGACCGCGCGGCCATGGAACTTCACGCCGACGGCACGCTCCAGCCCCTTGATCCGGACGCCATCCGCGCCGAGGTCGAACGCCTGGGCATGGACGGCATGCGCGTCCTGGCCATGGCTTGCAAGGAATTGCCTGCCGAAATCTCATCACTTTCGCATGAGCATGTCTCTTCCGACCTGATCTTCATCGGCCTCACGGGCATGATCGACCCGCCGCGTCCCGAGGCAGTCCAGGCCGTGCACGCTTTTCACCGCGCCGGAGTCAAGGTCAAGATGATCACCGGCGATCACGCGGTCACGGCGGCGGCCATCGGCGTTCAGCTGGGCCTCGGCATCGAGACCTGCCCCGGCAGCCCTACCTGTCAGGTCATGACCGGCGCGGACATGTCCCGGATATCCGATGAAGAACTGGTGGCCAAAGCCGCCGACACCGCCGTCTTCGCCCGCGTCGCCCCGGACCAGAAGCTGCGTCTGGTCATGGCCCTGCAAAGCCGGGGCGAAGTCGTGGCCATGACCGGCGACGGCGTCAACGACGCCCCGGCCCTGAAACAGGCCGACATCGGCGTGGCCATGGGCAAGGGCGGCACCGAGGCGGCCAAGGAAGCCTCGGACATGATCCTGACCGACGACAACTTCGCCACCATCGAGGCCGCCGTGGAGGAAGGCCGTGGCGTGTACGACAACCTGCTCAAATTCATCGTCTGGACCCTGCCCACCAACGTGGGTGAAGGGCTGGTCATCCTTGCCGCCGTCCTGCTCGGGGTGGCCCTGCCCATCCTGCCGGTGCAGATCCTGTGGATCAACATGACCACGGCCGGATGCCTCGGGCTCATGCTCGCCTTCGAGCCCAAAGAGCCGGGCATCATGGACCGCCATCCCCGCGATCCACGCATGCCCATCCTGGACTCGCAGCTTTACATCCGCATCATGCTGGTGGGCGGAATGCTGCTCATCGCCGCCTTCGGCCTCTACGAATGGGAGCTGCTCACCACCGGCGTGCAGGAGCAGGCCCGTACCGTGGCCGTCAATGTCTTCGTCATGGTCGAAGCCTTCTACCTCTTCAACAGCCGCTCCTTCTCCCGCTCCCCCTTCGCCCTGGGGCTGTGGACAAACCCCTGGGTGGTGGGCGGATTCGCCATCATGGTCGTCCTGCAGCTCGCCTTCACCTACGTCCCGTTCATGAATGTCCTGTTCGGCAGCGCGCCCATCGGCATCCTGCCCTGGCTCAAGATCATCGGCGTTTCGATCCTGGCCTTCATCGTGATCGAGGTCGAAAAATGGCTCCGCAACCGTCCAGCCAAGGCCGCCGGCCACGCCTGA
- a CDS encoding pseudouridine synthase: MIISPGFELIAREPGFVVVHKDPGLDFHDCDGRPGLCSLVRDRLGARVFPVHRLDKATSGLLLLARNREWAGVLAGLLRERAVQKYYIALSDLTPGKKQGLVQGDMARSRRGSWKLARSMTRPARTRFLSWSVRPGLRLFVMKPMTGRTHQLRVAMKSLGAPILGDSLYHPIVPDWPDRMYLHAHTLLFSLDGRDFAYACPPRSGDMFLEDATQSMLQALGPLDGLAWPAQP; this comes from the coding sequence GTGATCATCTCGCCCGGTTTTGAACTCATCGCGCGCGAGCCCGGATTTGTTGTCGTGCATAAAGATCCGGGTCTTGATTTTCACGATTGCGACGGCCGTCCGGGGCTGTGCAGTTTGGTCCGGGACCGGCTGGGGGCCAGGGTCTTTCCGGTCCATCGCCTGGATAAGGCCACCTCGGGGCTGCTGCTTTTGGCCAGAAACCGGGAGTGGGCCGGGGTTCTGGCCGGATTGCTCCGCGAGCGGGCTGTGCAGAAATATTACATCGCCCTGTCGGATCTCACCCCGGGCAAGAAGCAGGGGCTCGTTCAGGGCGACATGGCCCGTTCGCGGCGGGGCAGCTGGAAGCTGGCGCGGAGCATGACGCGTCCGGCCAGGACGCGCTTTTTGAGCTGGTCCGTGCGGCCGGGCCTGCGTCTTTTTGTCATGAAGCCCATGACCGGCCGCACTCATCAGCTGCGCGTGGCCATGAAGAGCCTGGGCGCGCCCATTCTGGGCGACAGCCTTTATCATCCCATTGTCCCGGATTGGCCCGACCGCATGTATCTGCACGCCCACACCCTGCTGTTTTCCCTGGATGGGCGAGATTTTGCCTACGCCTGTCCGCCCAGAAGCGGAGACATGTTTTTGGAAGATGCGACGCAGAGCATGCTGCAGGCTCTGGGACCGTTGGATGGCCTTGCCTGGCCTGCGCAGCCCTGA
- a CDS encoding tetratricopeptide repeat protein produces the protein MGMTDLVFVATSQDSLFQETRDNLTRLGYSNCARFSSGKAAVEFIKFNPARIIIVDTEVEDLSIAEFVTALREVRQAEYLHILVISSERAEEFVLGVISAGCSGLVLRPYTLPALEKHMIQSGKLEHAPDSDRETVEQAETLIVQGRYEDAIGDLTLVVNQEDEQASRLFFRGCQFLVDKKWSDAIQAFNQSLARNQTFIKAYEGLAQAYLGKNDIDRYRYYLQKAADEYAKLNNFAKVKKIFVEIVKYDINAPNPYNTLGIRLRQEKQYKQAIQAYFQAVQLSPKDENIHYNMAKAYFCDAQPANALECIKLALALSPEHLEALKMYRLLTGVSWEDNSNAPFQPPRGV, from the coding sequence ATGGGAATGACGGATCTCGTTTTCGTGGCCACGAGCCAGGACTCCCTTTTTCAGGAAACCAGGGACAATCTGACCAGACTCGGATACAGCAACTGCGCGCGCTTTTCCTCGGGCAAGGCGGCGGTGGAGTTCATCAAGTTCAATCCGGCCCGGATCATCATCGTCGACACGGAAGTCGAGGATCTGAGCATCGCCGAGTTTGTCACTGCCCTGCGCGAAGTCCGGCAGGCGGAATACCTGCACATTCTGGTCATCTCGTCGGAGCGGGCCGAAGAGTTCGTGCTTGGCGTCATCTCCGCCGGGTGCTCCGGACTGGTTCTGCGCCCCTACACCCTGCCGGCCCTGGAAAAGCACATGATCCAGTCCGGAAAGCTTGAACACGCACCGGACAGCGACCGCGAGACCGTGGAGCAGGCCGAAACGTTGATCGTCCAGGGCCGCTATGAAGACGCCATCGGCGACCTGACCCTCGTCGTCAACCAGGAGGACGAGCAGGCCAGCCGCCTTTTCTTCCGGGGCTGCCAGTTTCTGGTGGACAAAAAATGGTCCGACGCCATCCAGGCCTTCAACCAATCCCTGGCCCGCAACCAGACCTTCATCAAGGCTTACGAAGGGCTGGCCCAGGCCTATCTGGGAAAAAACGACATCGACCGCTACCGCTACTATCTGCAAAAAGCTGCCGATGAATACGCAAAGCTCAACAATTTTGCCAAGGTCAAAAAAATATTCGTCGAAATCGTCAAATACGACATCAACGCGCCCAATCCATACAATACACTGGGCATCCGGCTGCGCCAGGAAAAACAGTACAAGCAGGCCATCCAGGCTTATTTCCAGGCCGTTCAGCTTAGCCCCAAGGATGAAAACATTCACTACAACATGGCCAAGGCCTATTTTTGCGACGCGCAGCCCGCAAACGCCCTGGAATGCATCAAACTCGCCTTGGCCCTGTCTCCGGAACATCTCGAAGCGCTCAAAATGTACCGTCTGCTGACCGGAGTGTCCTGGGAAGACAATTCAAACGCCCCGTTTCAACCTCCGCGAGGGGTGTGA
- a CDS encoding peptidase U32 family protein: MEIKKKIEILAPAGDIDSFLAAIAAGADAIYCGLKNFSARMEAENFSLTELAALTELAHAKGIRVHVAMNNLLKTPELDQAGRLIHRLQTQVGPDALIVQDLGLPVLARQAGFTGELHLSTLANGGTIAGLPQILALGVDRLVLPRELSIDEIKAVAGRCPEGLGLEVFVHGALCYAVSGRCYWSSYLGGKSGLRGRCVQPCRRQYQQKSQKTSFFSCDDLSLDVLVRPLSGVDKVDSWKIEGRKKGPHYVYYTVTAYRMLRDAGDDPAQRKAALGLLDMALGRPSSHYNFLGHRPSNPIADREQTASGHMVGKVQGGFKAAYVSPREPLKSGDLLRIGYEDQAGHQTVKIRRDIPKGGRLELAKGQGRPAPQGAPVFLVDRRERELQALIADLKKDLSFDRPTKESTFTPTLPRTVRRKGKPREMDVWRSLPARLGNQSEQAVWLTPGVERNISRTIFGRIWWWLPPVIWPAEEKAWTECLENMTRLGARQFVLNAPWQAGLFAKPERQTFWAGPMCNTANPLALAELVRMDFAGAFVSPELDRQGFLELPALSPLPLGILVKGIHPLCVSRIRSDNLREREPFQSPKGEQFWTRTYGGLVWTFPNWEIDLSEKWTELEKAGYALLARLHEPVPDKVSIKERQGLWNWDLKML; the protein is encoded by the coding sequence ATGGAAATTAAGAAAAAAATCGAAATTCTCGCTCCGGCCGGTGACATAGACAGCTTTTTGGCCGCCATCGCCGCCGGAGCCGACGCCATCTACTGCGGCCTCAAAAATTTTTCCGCGCGCATGGAGGCGGAGAATTTTTCCCTGACCGAGCTCGCGGCCCTGACCGAGCTGGCTCATGCCAAGGGCATTCGCGTGCATGTGGCCATGAATAATCTGCTCAAAACCCCGGAGCTGGATCAGGCCGGGCGCCTCATCCATCGGCTGCAGACGCAGGTCGGGCCGGACGCGCTCATTGTGCAGGATCTTGGCCTGCCCGTCCTGGCCAGGCAGGCCGGGTTCACGGGCGAGCTGCATCTCTCCACCCTGGCCAACGGCGGCACCATTGCCGGACTGCCGCAGATTCTGGCCTTGGGCGTGGATCGTCTGGTGCTGCCCCGGGAATTGTCCATCGACGAGATCAAGGCCGTCGCCGGCCGCTGCCCGGAGGGCCTTGGGCTGGAAGTGTTCGTGCATGGCGCGCTCTGCTACGCGGTATCCGGCCGGTGCTACTGGTCGAGCTATCTGGGGGGCAAAAGCGGTCTGCGCGGCCGTTGCGTGCAGCCTTGCCGGCGTCAGTACCAGCAGAAGAGCCAGAAGACGTCGTTCTTTTCCTGCGACGATCTGTCCCTGGACGTGCTGGTGCGTCCTTTGAGCGGCGTGGACAAGGTCGATTCCTGGAAGATCGAGGGCCGTAAAAAAGGGCCGCATTACGTCTATTATACGGTCACGGCCTATCGCATGCTGCGTGACGCGGGCGATGACCCGGCCCAGCGCAAGGCGGCCCTGGGGCTTTTGGACATGGCGCTGGGGCGGCCGTCCTCGCACTACAATTTTCTTGGGCACCGGCCCAGCAATCCCATCGCCGACCGGGAACAGACCGCCTCGGGACACATGGTCGGCAAGGTCCAGGGCGGGTTCAAGGCCGCCTATGTTTCCCCGCGCGAACCGCTCAAAAGCGGAGACCTGCTGCGCATCGGCTACGAGGATCAGGCCGGGCATCAGACCGTGAAAATCCGGCGCGACATCCCCAAGGGCGGCCGCTTGGAGCTGGCCAAAGGTCAGGGGCGTCCCGCCCCTCAGGGCGCCCCGGTGTTTTTGGTGGACCGGCGGGAGCGGGAGCTGCAGGCCTTGATCGCGGACCTGAAAAAGGATCTGTCTTTCGACCGGCCGACCAAGGAGTCCACCTTTACCCCGACCCTGCCGCGAACCGTGCGGCGCAAGGGCAAGCCGCGCGAGATGGACGTCTGGCGCAGCCTGCCGGCCAGGCTCGGCAATCAGAGCGAGCAGGCGGTGTGGCTGACTCCAGGCGTGGAGCGGAACATCTCGCGCACTATTTTCGGGCGTATCTGGTGGTGGTTGCCGCCCGTGATCTGGCCGGCCGAAGAAAAAGCCTGGACCGAGTGCCTGGAGAACATGACCCGCCTCGGCGCCAGGCAGTTCGTGCTGAACGCGCCCTGGCAGGCAGGCCTCTTTGCCAAGCCCGAACGCCAGACCTTCTGGGCAGGGCCTATGTGCAACACGGCCAACCCCCTGGCTCTGGCGGAACTTGTCCGCATGGACTTTGCCGGGGCCTTTGTCAGCCCGGAGCTAGACCGCCAGGGATTCCTGGAATTGCCTGCCCTTTCGCCCTTGCCGCTGGGCATTCTGGTCAAGGGCATCCATCCCCTGTGCGTCTCGCGCATCCGCTCGGACAACCTGCGCGAGCGCGAGCCCTTCCAGAGTCCCAAGGGCGAGCAGTTTTGGACAAGAACCTACGGCGGTTTGGTGTGGACCTTCCCCAACTGGGAAATCGACTTGAGTGAAAAATGGACGGAACTGGAAAAGGCCGGATACGCCCTCCTGGCGCGTCTGCATGAACCCGTGCCCGACAAGGTATCCATCAAGGAGCGCCAGGGACTCTGGAACTGGGATCTGAAGATGCTGTAG
- a CDS encoding helix-hairpin-helix domain-containing protein, giving the protein MKKLLQVMLCVLLFGLFASAPAVAQDLININTATAQELTDLPGIGPVTAAKIVEYREAKPFDTVEEVLEVKGIGPAKFEAIKDRITVGAAAPAAPAAPAKE; this is encoded by the coding sequence ATGAAAAAATTGCTTCAAGTGATGCTTTGCGTGCTTCTTTTCGGCCTGTTTGCTTCCGCGCCCGCCGTTGCGCAGGATCTGATCAACATCAACACCGCGACGGCCCAAGAGTTGACGGATTTGCCAGGAATCGGGCCGGTTACTGCCGCCAAGATCGTCGAATATCGTGAGGCCAAGCCTTTCGACACGGTCGAGGAGGTTCTTGAAGTCAAGGGTATCGGCCCGGCCAAATTCGAGGCCATCAAGGACCGCATCACCGTGGGCGCGGCAGCCCCGGCGGCCCCGGCGGCCCCGGCGAAAGAATAG
- a CDS encoding winged helix-turn-helix domain-containing protein, producing MLSELFSSKTRIQLLLKLFLNPDVSCYLRELATEFAVSPNAVKEELDNLTEAGYLEKKKQGRSLFFRANTNHPIFPELHSIVKKSLGIDRVVEDVRRDLGDVHAVYILDDYALGKDSGLIDLLIVGEVKSDRLREYVRLTEEKIRRKLRVMVIGVEEFEASKQTFLQRPHWKVV from the coding sequence ATGCTTTCGGAACTCTTCTCCTCCAAGACGCGCATTCAATTGCTGCTCAAACTTTTCCTCAATCCTGATGTGTCCTGCTATCTCAGGGAGTTGGCGACGGAGTTCGCCGTCTCGCCCAACGCCGTGAAGGAAGAGCTGGATAACCTGACCGAAGCCGGGTACCTGGAAAAGAAAAAACAGGGCCGCTCTCTTTTCTTCCGCGCCAACACAAATCACCCGATTTTTCCCGAGCTGCACTCCATCGTCAAAAAAAGCCTCGGCATCGACCGGGTGGTCGAAGACGTCCGCCGCGACCTGGGCGATGTGCACGCGGTCTACATCCTGGACGACTACGCCCTGGGCAAGGATTCCGGGCTCATCGACCTTCTGATCGTCGGCGAGGTCAAATCGGACAGGCTGCGGGAATACGTGCGCCTCACCGAAGAAAAAATCCGGCGCAAGCTGCGGGTCATGGTGATCGGGGTGGAGGAGTTCGAGGCTTCGAAACAGACTTTTTTGCAGCGGCCGCATTGGAAGGTGGTGTAG
- a CDS encoding nucleotidyltransferase domain-containing protein has translation MFQTLKRIESFAVGHFMIDAMYLYGSRARGAARSDSDWDVGVLFSEYLADPVERALRPQELEALLERELGMYGLISVVDVENVPPPLQWNIISGRRFFDRGVPRVRRVEAAITSCIEKDYSHAR, from the coding sequence TTGTTTCAAACCTTGAAGCGCATCGAATCCTTCGCCGTAGGGCACTTCATGATCGATGCCATGTATCTCTACGGCTCCCGGGCCAGGGGCGCGGCTCGTTCGGACAGTGATTGGGATGTCGGGGTCCTGTTTTCCGAGTATCTCGCAGACCCTGTCGAAAGAGCCCTGCGTCCGCAAGAGTTGGAGGCACTGTTGGAGCGCGAATTGGGCATGTACGGCCTCATTTCCGTCGTGGATGTGGAGAACGTGCCGCCTCCTCTGCAATGGAACATCATAAGCGGCCGCAGATTTTTTGACCGGGGAGTCCCGAGGGTGCGCAGAGTCGAAGCGGCGATCACCTCCTGCATCGAAAAGGATTACAGCCATGCGCGATGA
- a CDS encoding DUF86 domain-containing protein, with protein MRDELYEHELLGNARRMTRILDGFQDSSESFSETDSLAIQRALQILVESVIGMSRYVAETALGVRVAKSRESLDELRRMGVLDHEAHSRLLRIVGFRNILVHDYLNIDDAVVSAIVRKREYAFLLDVLSMLSAYLDSMDDPANL; from the coding sequence ATGCGCGATGAATTGTACGAACACGAACTGCTTGGCAACGCCCGGCGGATGACACGGATTCTCGATGGCTTCCAGGATTCGTCGGAATCGTTTTCGGAAACGGACAGCTTGGCGATTCAGCGGGCACTGCAGATTCTTGTAGAATCGGTCATCGGCATGTCGCGGTATGTGGCTGAGACGGCTCTCGGGGTCCGTGTGGCGAAGAGCCGGGAGAGCCTGGATGAATTGCGGCGCATGGGCGTGCTGGATCATGAAGCCCACTCTCGGTTGCTCAGGATCGTGGGTTTTCGGAATATCTTGGTACACGATTATCTCAACATCGATGACGCGGTGGTGAGCGCCATTGTGCGCAAGCGGGAGTACGCTTTTCTTTTGGATGTCTTGTCGATGCTGTCAGCGTATCTGGATTCAATGGATGATCCGGCGAATTTATGA
- the gmd gene encoding GDP-mannose 4,6-dehydratase translates to MHENGLTRKNAPKKALITGITGQDGAYLAEFLLAKGYEVHGIKRRASLFNTDRVDHLYQDPHEQGRRFFLHYGDLTDASNLIRIIQQVRPDEVYNLAAQSHVQVSFETPEYTANVDGLGTLRMLEAIRILGLEKTTRFYQASTSELYGLVQEVPQTEKTPFYPRSPYACAKLYAYWITVNYREAYGMYACNGILFNHESPLRGETFVTRKITRAMARIYLGLQDCLFLGNLNALRDWGHAKDYVEMQWLMLQQDGPDDYVIATGEQHSVRDFVQAAARELGMTIEFSGEGVDEKGVNPANGKTVVAVDPRYFRPTEVETLLGDPSKGKAKLGWKPKITFRELVAEMVRADLEEAKKEELCVRAGFNVNTPQE, encoded by the coding sequence ATGCATGAAAATGGATTGACTCGGAAGAACGCACCCAAGAAAGCCCTCATAACCGGCATCACGGGTCAGGACGGGGCCTATCTGGCCGAGTTTCTGCTGGCCAAGGGGTATGAGGTGCATGGCATCAAGCGCCGGGCTTCGCTCTTCAACACGGATCGTGTGGATCATCTTTACCAGGATCCGCACGAGCAGGGCCGCAGGTTTTTTCTGCACTACGGCGACCTGACCGACGCGTCCAACCTGATCCGCATTATCCAGCAGGTCCGCCCTGACGAGGTTTACAACCTTGCCGCCCAGTCCCATGTGCAGGTTTCGTTTGAGACGCCTGAATATACGGCCAATGTGGACGGGCTGGGCACGCTGCGCATGCTGGAGGCCATCCGTATCCTGGGGCTTGAGAAGACGACGCGCTTTTATCAGGCGTCCACATCCGAACTGTACGGCCTGGTGCAGGAAGTTCCCCAGACGGAGAAGACGCCCTTCTACCCGCGCTCGCCCTACGCCTGCGCCAAGCTCTACGCCTACTGGATCACGGTCAACTACCGCGAAGCGTACGGCATGTACGCTTGTAACGGCATCCTCTTCAACCACGAGTCGCCCCTGCGCGGCGAGACCTTCGTCACCCGCAAGATCACACGCGCCATGGCCCGGATTTACCTCGGCCTGCAGGACTGCCTGTTCCTGGGCAACCTGAACGCCCTGCGCGACTGGGGCCACGCCAAGGACTACGTGGAGATGCAGTGGCTGATGCTGCAGCAGGACGGCCCGGATGACTACGTGATCGCCACGGGCGAGCAGCACTCCGTGCGCGACTTCGTGCAGGCCGCAGCCCGTGAGCTGGGCATGACCATCGAATTTTCCGGCGAAGGCGTGGACGAGAAGGGCGTCAACCCGGCCAACGGCAAGACCGTGGTGGCTGTGGACCCGCGCTACTTCCGCCCCACCGAGGTGGAGACCCTGCTTGGCGACCCGTCCAAGGGAAAAGCGAAGCTCGGCTGGAAGCCGAAGATCACCTTCCGGGAACTGGTCGCTGAAATGGTGCGTGCGGATCTGGAAGAGGCGAAGAAGGAAGAGCTGTGCGTGCGTGCGGGGTTTAACGTCAATACGCCGCAGGAGTGA
- a CDS encoding GDP-L-fucose synthase, with protein sequence MNKADKILVAGAAGMVGSALVRALLAQGFENILGTIHRKARDFGPTAAGRVRLEPLDLMDQASVRAFFERERPDHVFLAAAKVGGIHANNTCPADFIHANLAIQTGVIHSAYQAGVQRLLFLGSSCIYPRDCPQPIRESYLLTGPLEATNRPYAVAKIAGIEMCWAYSRQYGTRYLAVMPTNLYGPGDNYDLQTSHVLPALIRKAHEAKVRGERSFTVWGTGTPRREFLYSDDLADACVYLMSEAGKTESLFNDQEPPLVNIGCGEDVTIAELAGMVAETVGFEGEIVFDASKPDGTPQKLLDVSLINDMGWRPSVALQQGIWLAYGDFVESLG encoded by the coding sequence ATGAATAAGGCAGACAAAATCCTCGTGGCCGGAGCGGCCGGCATGGTCGGCAGCGCCCTGGTGCGCGCCCTTCTGGCCCAGGGCTTCGAAAACATCCTCGGCACCATCCACCGAAAGGCGCGGGATTTCGGCCCCACAGCCGCAGGCCGCGTGCGGCTGGAACCCCTTGACCTCATGGATCAGGCGTCAGTGCGTGCTTTTTTCGAGCGCGAGCGGCCAGATCACGTCTTTCTGGCCGCTGCCAAAGTCGGCGGCATTCACGCCAACAACACCTGCCCGGCGGATTTCATCCACGCCAATCTGGCCATCCAAACGGGCGTCATCCACAGCGCGTACCAGGCGGGCGTGCAACGCCTCCTTTTTCTGGGCTCAAGCTGCATCTACCCCCGGGATTGTCCGCAGCCCATCCGCGAATCCTATCTGCTGACCGGCCCCCTGGAAGCCACGAATCGACCCTACGCCGTGGCCAAGATTGCGGGAATCGAAATGTGCTGGGCCTACAGCCGCCAATACGGCACGCGCTATCTTGCGGTCATGCCGACCAACCTCTACGGCCCTGGCGACAACTACGACCTGCAAACCAGCCACGTCCTGCCCGCCCTGATCCGCAAGGCGCATGAAGCGAAGGTGCGGGGCGAAAGAAGTTTCACAGTTTGGGGCACGGGGACGCCGCGCCGCGAATTCCTCTACAGCGACGATCTGGCTGACGCCTGCGTGTATCTGATGAGCGAGGCCGGGAAGACCGAATCTTTGTTTAACGACCAGGAACCGCCTTTGGTAAATATCGGCTGCGGTGAGGATGTGACCATTGCCGAACTGGCCGGGATGGTGGCGGAGACTGTGGGCTTTGAGGGGGAGATTGTGTTTGATGCGAGTAAGCCTGATGGGACGCCGCAGAAGCTTCTTGATGTGTCGCTGATAAACGACATGGGGTGGCGGCCAAGTGTTGCGCTTCAGCAGGGGATCTGGTTGGCGTACGGGGATTTTGTTGAAAGTTTGGGATAG